One window of the Archangium primigenium genome contains the following:
- a CDS encoding ricin-type beta-trefoil lectin domain protein, translating to MNAQTALKHTVSFTALLGAGLAALGCGAPEDVLERSAQDDSPPTAAQSLTYPFVEYRSGVSAFFCLDVRMGTPVSETPVHIWACNSTYAQQWAYNPNTQELRSALNVNLCLDVQGGSSAPNTPVQIYYCNGTAAQRWIRNDNEFRTVLNPSYCLDVRGGVASQGTIVEIYACNNSASQQWLLQ from the coding sequence ATGAACGCCCAAACAGCTCTTAAGCACACTGTATCGTTCACTGCGTTGCTCGGTGCAGGCTTGGCCGCACTGGGATGTGGTGCGCCTGAAGATGTGCTCGAAAGATCGGCGCAAGACGATAGCCCGCCGACGGCAGCGCAATCTCTGACTTACCCCTTCGTGGAGTATCGCAGCGGAGTCAGCGCCTTTTTCTGTCTTGACGTAAGGATGGGCACTCCAGTCTCGGAGACTCCAGTTCATATCTGGGCCTGCAACAGCACGTATGCTCAGCAATGGGCATACAATCCCAACACGCAGGAGCTTCGAAGCGCCCTGAACGTCAATCTCTGTCTCGACGTCCAGGGCGGATCAAGTGCGCCAAACACTCCCGTGCAGATTTATTACTGCAATGGCACCGCCGCACAGCGATGGATTAGAAACGACAATGAATTCCGCACCGTGCTTAACCCGAGTTACTGCCTCGATGTTAGGGGGGGAGTGGCGAGCCAGGGGACCATCGTGGAGATCTACGCCTGTAACAACTCCGCTTCCCAGCAGTGGCTGTTACAGTAA
- a CDS encoding N-acetylmuramoyl-L-alanine amidase codes for MDIRNSTAAATTARTAAAAAPSVTAPPAGLEYGSRGPQVKQLQDALVKLGYMTKAQVATGPGVFGNKTKAAVTKFQGDHKLPTTGYYGDQTHAALKKALAAGGKPPVDGPTKPGPTKPGSFTKPPVISAPSPNSNSRGGTDIDTIVLHHTASNNGASDLAWMRNPQSQVSAHYMLDRDGKIYQLVGDEKRAWHAGKGELHGVPTDVNGRSIGIEIVNDGSGKTPFTDAQYKSLTQLVGYLKQEYKVPNNNILGHKDVAVPKGRKSDPASNFDWARLRKGI; via the coding sequence ATGGACATCCGCAACAGCACCGCCGCCGCGACCACCGCCCGCACCGCCGCCGCCGCGGCCCCCTCCGTGACCGCCCCGCCCGCGGGCCTGGAGTACGGCAGCCGCGGACCCCAGGTGAAGCAGCTCCAGGACGCCCTGGTGAAGCTCGGGTACATGACCAAGGCGCAGGTGGCCACGGGCCCCGGCGTCTTCGGCAACAAGACCAAGGCCGCGGTGACGAAGTTCCAGGGCGACCACAAGCTGCCCACCACGGGCTACTACGGGGACCAGACGCACGCGGCGCTCAAGAAGGCCCTGGCCGCCGGGGGCAAGCCCCCCGTGGACGGCCCCACCAAGCCCGGCCCCACCAAGCCCGGCTCCTTCACCAAGCCGCCCGTCATCAGCGCGCCCTCGCCCAACTCCAACTCGCGCGGCGGGACGGACATCGACACCATCGTCCTGCACCACACCGCCAGCAACAACGGCGCGAGCGATCTGGCCTGGATGCGCAACCCCCAGAGCCAGGTGTCCGCGCACTACATGCTGGACCGCGACGGGAAGATCTACCAGCTGGTGGGGGATGAGAAGCGCGCCTGGCACGCGGGCAAGGGCGAGCTGCACGGCGTGCCCACGGACGTGAACGGCCGCTCCATCGGCATCGAGATCGTCAACGACGGCTCGGGCAAGACGCCCTTCACCGACGCCCAGTACAAGTCCCTCACCCAGCTCGTGGGCTACCTCAAGCAGGAGTACAAGGTGCCCAACAACAACATCCTGGGCCACAAGGACGTGGCGGTGCCCAAGGGCCGCAAGAGCGACCCGGCCTCCAACTTCGACTGGGCCCGCCTGCGCAAGGGCATCTGA
- a CDS encoding DUSAM domain-containing protein: MSDEVNWDRIRALAQRVLTQGEPLELSVETRALLIQSAQEVALDTQDAEDALRSVPTATSLLGEIRQRIREGANRLSEAEDQVEELQEKGSLSEAQHVLRDLLAVEHVPFYRQQARRLLDDLTKLAEVLATGRLHPDLHDRQQLATLSLRIQRGHSLELTEDVRALLRRTAPTAAITDAETEEALKSREGAEALMDVIVSRFREAQSRFLHAMYRMTSLRDEGDLEGARQQLRAVLAVELVPRYRQMAAEQLRGLDPPAPQS, translated from the coding sequence ATGTCCGACGAAGTCAATTGGGACCGCATCCGAGCGCTGGCGCAGCGGGTACTGACGCAGGGCGAGCCGCTGGAGCTTTCAGTCGAGACCCGGGCCTTGTTGATCCAGAGCGCCCAGGAGGTGGCCCTCGACACTCAGGACGCGGAAGACGCCCTGCGGAGTGTGCCCACGGCGACCAGCCTTCTCGGGGAGATTCGCCAACGCATCCGGGAGGGAGCGAACCGCCTGAGCGAGGCCGAGGACCAGGTCGAGGAACTTCAGGAGAAAGGCAGCCTGAGCGAGGCGCAACACGTCCTCCGTGACCTCCTCGCGGTGGAGCACGTCCCCTTCTACCGACAGCAGGCCAGGCGCCTGCTCGACGACCTGACGAAACTCGCCGAGGTCCTCGCGACCGGACGGCTCCATCCGGACCTGCACGATCGGCAACAGCTCGCCACGCTCTCGCTGCGCATTCAGCGAGGACACTCACTGGAACTCACCGAGGACGTGCGTGCCCTTCTGCGTCGCACCGCCCCAACGGCGGCCATCACCGACGCCGAGACGGAAGAGGCCTTGAAGAGCCGGGAAGGAGCCGAGGCCCTCATGGATGTCATTGTCTCTCGCTTCCGGGAGGCCCAGAGCCGGTTCCTGCACGCGATGTACCGGATGACGAGTCTCCGGGACGAGGGAGACCTCGAAGGCGCGCGTCAGCAGTTGCGGGCCGTGCTCGCCGTTGAGCTCGTTCCTCGGTATCGACAGATGGCCGCTGAGCAACTGCGGGGCCTCGACCCTCCGGCCCCGCAGTCGTGA
- a CDS encoding glucose 1-dehydrogenase: MKAVVVFSKGHEVKVLEVPEPRLDTPGQVRVRTLEVGVCGTDKEIIQGEHGRAPSGSDYLILGHECLGEVVEVGAEVKDFQVGDLVVPRVRRPCPHESCAPCRDGHPDFCATGEYTERGIQGAHGFCAEFFVDEARYLHRVPRELREVAVLTETLTIAEKSLRQVQLVGQRVPGKRSAPGRAVVMGAGPVGLLGAMLLLRAGYETTMYSHAPKPNEKAKLTEALGVPYLSSEEHEVKALVEQRGRADVVYEATGAASASFRLVTALAPNGVFVFTGVPEAEKTKWDVGTLMKQLVLNNQVLLGTVNAAAEDFDAAVADLARFQGDWPGELNAIISARHPPEDFAQVVTGDKRSAVKDVIVFSRG, encoded by the coding sequence ATGAAGGCGGTGGTGGTGTTTTCCAAGGGGCACGAGGTGAAGGTGCTCGAGGTGCCGGAGCCGCGTCTGGACACGCCCGGGCAGGTGCGCGTGCGCACGCTGGAAGTGGGGGTGTGCGGCACGGACAAGGAAATCATCCAGGGCGAGCATGGACGCGCCCCCTCGGGCTCGGACTACCTCATCCTGGGCCACGAGTGCTTGGGCGAGGTGGTGGAGGTGGGCGCCGAGGTGAAGGACTTCCAGGTGGGAGATCTCGTGGTGCCGCGCGTGCGCCGGCCCTGTCCCCACGAGTCCTGCGCGCCCTGCCGTGACGGGCACCCGGACTTCTGCGCGACGGGCGAGTACACCGAGCGCGGCATCCAGGGCGCGCACGGCTTCTGCGCGGAGTTCTTCGTGGACGAGGCGCGCTACCTGCACCGGGTGCCCCGTGAGCTGCGCGAGGTGGCGGTGCTCACCGAGACGCTCACCATCGCGGAGAAGTCCCTGCGCCAGGTGCAGCTGGTGGGTCAGCGCGTGCCCGGCAAGCGCTCGGCGCCCGGACGCGCCGTGGTGATGGGGGCGGGACCGGTGGGTCTGCTCGGCGCCATGCTGCTCTTGCGCGCGGGCTACGAGACGACCATGTACTCGCACGCCCCCAAGCCCAACGAGAAGGCGAAGCTCACCGAGGCGCTCGGCGTGCCCTACCTGTCCTCCGAGGAGCACGAGGTGAAGGCCCTGGTGGAGCAGCGGGGCCGGGCGGACGTGGTGTACGAGGCCACCGGCGCGGCCAGTGCGTCGTTCCGGCTGGTGACGGCCCTGGCGCCCAATGGCGTCTTCGTCTTCACCGGGGTGCCGGAGGCGGAGAAGACGAAGTGGGACGTGGGCACGCTCATGAAGCAACTGGTGCTCAACAACCAGGTGCTGCTGGGCACGGTGAACGCCGCGGCCGAGGACTTCGACGCGGCGGTGGCGGACCTGGCTCGCTTCCAGGGTGACTGGCCAGGCGAGCTCAACGCCATCATCTCCGCGCGTCATCCCCCCGAGGACTTCGCCCAGGTGGTGACGGGCGACAAAAGGAGCGCCGTCAAGGACGTCATCGTCTTCTCTCGGGGGTAG
- a CDS encoding M48 family metallopeptidase, which translates to MRSELSLPSFLRVYALPALWLFALPLFGLWFGGHAMDRFDARLLAAVEEQYTQDAALTESEREAALAFFRAVPASAACLSDSEDLAPFRQGLGEGCSDVEQFQGMRLVALGAIGLGLASAVLALLCALAAFVSRPLEYAGFMVGWNVLRVTGAVQAVAQGGLAVWLSYWMTAVWFQRYVPKLIIIVGVLAAMAVFKLLQAIFRRPAMDFEVEAEALEEARAPELWAHVRGLCARLGTPPPDHILAGIDTNFFVTEGEVRVGERVLTGRTLFVSLSLLRLLGKSEADAVLAHEMGHLLGGDTGHSKRLAPMLARFGQYLHALREGLVTLPIFHFMLAYRGLFELALSRGQRAAEFAADKLAAGLTSGQDIARSLMKVGAYANFRGRVESSLFEGNEQHQQVAIAERVALGFAEYAGSQTVHEDLYGSVTPHPFDSHPKLAARLENVGEKLEPDEVVKVLLTPGTDSWVSAILDAEAIEARLWGVYESRFSEAHDLMRAYRYVPSTPEEREHVEKHFPPLTFEAKEPGGPEARLDFAGVSYSEWEEPVPFEQVKSVSTDERLFKKYLDIVLKDAGLFGGKRSICLSKMADGDALVNAYAQYLSRHRTMEAHQAQAQQAA; encoded by the coding sequence ATGCGTTCCGAGCTGTCCCTGCCGAGCTTCCTGCGCGTCTACGCGCTGCCCGCCCTCTGGCTCTTCGCCCTGCCGCTCTTCGGGCTGTGGTTTGGCGGCCACGCCATGGACCGGTTCGATGCGCGGCTGCTCGCCGCCGTGGAGGAGCAGTACACCCAGGACGCGGCGCTCACCGAGAGCGAGCGCGAGGCGGCCCTGGCCTTCTTCCGCGCGGTGCCGGCCTCGGCGGCGTGTCTGAGTGACTCCGAGGACCTGGCCCCGTTCCGCCAGGGCCTGGGCGAGGGGTGCTCGGACGTGGAGCAGTTCCAGGGCATGCGGCTCGTGGCGCTCGGGGCCATTGGGCTGGGCCTGGCCTCGGCGGTGCTGGCGCTGCTGTGCGCGCTGGCGGCGTTCGTCTCGCGGCCCCTGGAGTACGCGGGCTTCATGGTGGGCTGGAACGTGCTCCGGGTGACGGGGGCCGTCCAGGCGGTGGCCCAGGGCGGGCTGGCCGTGTGGCTGTCCTATTGGATGACGGCGGTGTGGTTCCAGCGCTACGTGCCCAAGCTCATCATCATCGTGGGCGTGCTGGCGGCCATGGCGGTGTTCAAGCTCTTGCAGGCCATCTTCCGCCGCCCGGCCATGGACTTCGAGGTGGAGGCCGAGGCGCTGGAGGAGGCGCGGGCGCCGGAGCTGTGGGCGCACGTGCGGGGCCTGTGCGCGCGGCTGGGCACGCCGCCGCCGGACCACATCCTGGCGGGCATCGACACGAACTTCTTCGTCACCGAGGGCGAGGTGCGGGTGGGCGAGCGCGTGCTCACGGGGCGCACGCTGTTCGTGAGCCTGTCGCTGTTGCGCCTGCTCGGGAAGTCCGAGGCGGACGCGGTGCTCGCGCACGAGATGGGGCACCTGCTCGGGGGAGACACGGGACACAGCAAGCGCCTGGCGCCGATGCTGGCGCGCTTCGGGCAGTACCTGCACGCGCTGCGCGAAGGCCTGGTGACGCTGCCCATCTTCCACTTCATGCTGGCCTACCGGGGCCTGTTCGAGCTGGCGCTCAGCCGGGGCCAGCGCGCGGCCGAGTTCGCCGCGGACAAGCTCGCCGCGGGGCTCACGTCGGGCCAGGACATCGCGCGCTCGCTGATGAAGGTGGGCGCGTACGCGAACTTCCGGGGCCGGGTGGAGTCCTCGCTCTTCGAGGGCAACGAGCAGCACCAGCAGGTGGCGATCGCCGAGCGCGTGGCGCTGGGCTTCGCGGAGTACGCGGGCTCGCAGACGGTGCACGAGGACCTGTATGGCTCGGTGACGCCGCACCCGTTCGACTCGCACCCGAAGCTCGCCGCGCGCCTGGAGAACGTGGGGGAGAAGCTGGAGCCGGACGAGGTGGTGAAGGTGCTGCTCACGCCGGGGACGGACTCGTGGGTGAGCGCGATCCTGGACGCGGAGGCGATCGAGGCGCGGCTGTGGGGGGTGTACGAGTCCCGCTTCTCCGAGGCGCATGACTTGATGCGGGCCTACCGCTACGTGCCGTCCACGCCCGAGGAGCGCGAGCACGTGGAGAAGCACTTCCCGCCGCTGACGTTCGAGGCCAAGGAGCCGGGAGGCCCCGAGGCGCGGCTGGACTTCGCGGGCGTGAGCTACAGCGAGTGGGAGGAGCCGGTGCCGTTCGAGCAGGTGAAGTCGGTGAGCACGGACGAGCGCCTGTTCAAGAAGTACCTGGACATCGTGCTCAAGGACGCGGGCCTGTTCGGCGGCAAGCGCTCCATCTGCCTGAGCAAGATGGCGGACGGGGACGCGCTGGTGAACGCCTACGCGCAGTACCTCAGTCGCCACCGGACCATGGAAGCCCATCAGGCCCAGGCCCAGCAGGCGGCTTGA